From one Camarhynchus parvulus chromosome 25, STF_HiC, whole genome shotgun sequence genomic stretch:
- the PEAR1 gene encoding platelet endothelial aggregation receptor 1 isoform X2 → MLLRAAVLAVHAGLLAALRPGDPNVCSYWESFTAPVKESYSKPHVVPSSRPCPGGLGLPLPCPQQRVLYRTEYRLAVRTDYRRRYQCCQGYYESRDSCVPHCSQECVHGRCVAPELCQCEPGWRGPSCSSECDEHSWGPDCGQRCPCHHGAPCDPLTGVCSCPSGFTDPLCSQPCPPGTYGQSCHLSCPCHHQAPCNASTGACLCPPGLSGPLCEVPCPEGMSCATPCPCQNGGICHPSSSSTCVCPHGWMGEICSVPCPPGRFGPGCQGRCGCHNGGHCDPHGGQCQCSPGFTGEQCQERCPAGRYGQDCRQSCDCANGGQCFHVDGGCLCEAGFRGSRCEERHCGPGLYGLHCESRCLCHPQHSLSCHPMLGECLCLPGWAGLYCNESCPPGSFGAGCLHSCLCLHGGVCDGTTGRCHCPPGYTDEHCSSLCPPNTFGVNCSGLCSCQHSLACSPLDGSCFCKEGWHGPDCSLPCPAGTWGPGCNRSCDCAHGAPCDPQSGTCHCPPGWQGPQCLQPCPNGTFGAGCGQRCVCAHADGCDPVTGECHCLPGWTGQQCKQSCPQGSWGWGCLMSCSCRNGASCSPQDGSCTCTPGFRGPSCQRPCPAGPYGKRCSLSCSCANGSWCHPTNGSCLCSPGWRGPRCSQPCARGTFGLQCEQLCHCPHNATCDPTNGTCPCTPGTTGPRCQAGHPDVPYTIEPAPPAASSPLGMVLSLVALVALLVAVVVTALCYHRWHKDKERRHLAVAYRAGQTDTSDYMVPDVPPSHHAHYYSNPSYHTLSQCPLPAPGAQDRASSSLKAPGTQLFPGVERPYSPEGNATLPPDWKHLGASAMGTRGRQLDRSYTYSHGLRKGESKEHPWEGLRASASSLASENPYATIKELPPAPAKAHEGSYMEMKSPVQREMSYAEIGLLEEPPQQESCPEGPEGPPSRDPPSHYDSPKNSHIPSHYDVPPARHYPPSPPLRRKDR, encoded by the exons ATGCTGCTGCGGGCCGCGGTGCTGGCCGTGCACGCCgggctcctggctgccctccGGCCCGGAGACCCCAACGTCTGCAGCTACTGGGAGAG CTTCACGGCGCCAGTGAAGGAATCCTACAGCAAACCGCACGTGGTGCCCTCCAGccggccctgccctggggggctggggctccccctgccctgcccacagcagag GGTGCTGTACCGCACCGAGTACCGCCTGGCCGTCCGCACCGACTACCGGCGGCGCTaccagtgctgccagggctACTACGAGAGCCGCGACTCGTGTGTCC CTCACTGCAGCCAGGAGTGCGTCCATGGGCGCTGCGTGGCTCCCGAGCTGTGCCAGTGCGAGCCGGGCTGGCGCGGGCCCAGCTGCTCCAGCg AGTGCGATGAGCATTCCTGGGGCCCGGACTGTGGACAGCGCTGCCCCTGCCACCATGGGGCCCCTTGTGACCCCCTGACCGGGgtctgctcctgtccctccgGCTTCACCGACCCCCTGTGCAGCCAGCCGTGCCCACCTGGCACCTAcgggcagagctgccacctgtcctgcccctgccaccACCAGGCCCCCTGCAACGCCTCCACCGGCGCCTGCCTCTGCCCCCCGGGGCTGAGCGGCCCCCT CTGCGAGGTGCCCTGTCCTGAGGGGAtgtcctgtgccaccccctgtccctgccagaaTGGGGGCATCTGccacccctccagcagcagcacctgcgTCTGCCCTCACGGATGGATG GGGGAGATCTGCTCCGTGCCGTGCCCCCCCGGGCGCTTCGGGCCCGGCTGCCAGGGCCGGTGCGGGTGCCACAACGGGGGGCACTGTGACCCCCACGGGGGGCAGTGCCAGTGCAGCCCCGGCTTCACCGGAGAgca GTGCCAGGAGAGGTGCCCGGCGGGGCGGTACGGGCAGGACTGCCGGCAGAGCTGTGACTGTGCCAATGGCGGGCAGTGCTTCCATGTGGACGGGGGCTGCCTGTGCGAGGCCGGGTTCCGGGGCAGCCGCTGCGAGGAGCGGCACTGCGGGCCCGGCCTCTACGGGCTGCACTGCGAGAGCCGCTGCCTCTGCCACCCGCAGCACAGCCTGAG CTGCCACCCGATGCTCGGCGAATGCCTttgcctgccaggctgggctgggctctaCTGCAACGAGAGCTGCCCCCCGGGCTCCTTCGGGGCCggctgcctgcacagctgcctctgcctgcacGGGGGGGTCTGTGATGGGACCACCGGGCGCTGCCACTGCCCCCCCGGCTACAcg GACGAGCACTGctcctccctgtgtccccccaacACCTTTGGGGTGAACTGCTcggggctctgctcctgccagcacagcctcgCCTGCTCCCCGCTCGACGGCTCCTGCTTCTGCAAGGAAG GCTGGCACGGACCTgactgctccctgccctgccctgctggcacttGGGGTCCCGGCTGCAACCGGAGCTGTGACTGTGCCCATGGGGCACCCTGCGACCCCCAGAGTGGGACCTGCCACTGCCCCCCGGGCTGGCAGGGccctcagtgcctgcagccctgcccg aaCGGGACGTTTGGGGCAGGCTGTGGGCAGCGCTGCGTCTGTGCCCACGCTGATGGATGTGACCCCGTGACAGGAGAGTGccactgcctgcctggctggaCAG ggcagcagtgcaagcagagctgtccccagggctcctggggctggggctgcctcatGTCCTGCTCCTGCCGCAACGGAGCCTCCTGCTCGCCCCAGGATGGATCCTGCACCTGCACCCCGGGGTTCCGCGGCCCCAGCTGCCAGCGCC cctgtcccgCCGGCCCCTACGGCAAGcgctgctccctgagctgctcctgtgccaaCGGCTCCTGGTGCCACCCCACCAAcggctcctgcctctgcagcccgGGCTGGCGGGGGCCCCGCTGCTCCCAGC cctgtgcccgCGGGACCTTTGGGCTCCAgtgtgagcagctctgccactgtccccacaACGCCACCTGTGACCCCACCAACGGGACGTGTCCCTGCACCCCAGGCACGACTGGGCCCCGCTGTCAGGCTG gGCATCCTGACGTGCCCTACACCATCGAGCCAGCCCCCCCTGCGGCCTCCAGTCCCCTGGGCATGGTGCTGagcctggtggccctggtggcactgctggtggcCGTGGTGGTGACAGCCCTGTGCTACCACCGCTGGCACAAGGACAAGGAGCGGCGGCACCTGGCCGTGGCCTACCGAGCAGGACAGACGGACACATCTGACTACATGGTGCCAG ATGTGCCCCCCAGCCACCATGCCCACTACTACTCCAACCCCAGCTACCACACGCTGTCCCAGTGCCCGCTGCCAGCCCCCGGTGCccaggacagagccagcagctccctcaaG GCGCCTGGCACCCAACTCTTCCCTGGCGTGGAGAGACCCTACAGCCCCGAGGGCAATGCCACGCTGCCTCCTGACTGGAAACACCTCGGGGCATCAGCCATGGGCACCAGGG GGAGGCAGCTGGACAGGAGCTACACCTACAGCCATGGCCTGAGGAAGGGGGAGAGCAAAG AGCACCcctgggaggggctgagggcCAGCGCCAGCTCCCTGGCCAGTGAGAACCCCTACGCCACCATCAAGGAgctgccccctgcccctgccaaggccCACGAGGGCAGCTACATGGAGATGAAATCCCCTGTGCAGAGGGAGATGTCCTACGCCGAGATCGGGCTCCTTGAGGAGCCACCACAGCAGG AGAGCTGTCCTGAAGGGCCTGAGGGCCCCCCCAGCAGAGACCCCCCCAGCCACTACGACTCCCCCAAGAACAGCCACATCCCCAGCCACTATGACGTGCCCCCCGCCCGCCACTACCCCCCGTCCCCACCCCTGCGCAGGAAGGACCGCtga
- the PEAR1 gene encoding platelet endothelial aggregation receptor 1 isoform X1, translating to MLLRAAVLAVHAGLLAALRPGDPNVCSYWESFTAPVKESYSKPHVVPSSRPCPGGLGLPLPCPQQRVLYRTEYRLAVRTDYRRRYQCCQGYYESRDSCVPHCSQECVHGRCVAPELCQCEPGWRGPSCSSECDEHSWGPDCGQRCPCHHGAPCDPLTGVCSCPSGFTDPLCSQPCPPGTYGQSCHLSCPCHHQAPCNASTGACLCPPGLSGPLCEVPCPEGMSCATPCPCQNGGICHPSSSSTCVCPHGWMGEICSVPCPPGRFGPGCQGRCGCHNGGHCDPHGGQCQCSPGFTGEQHPQCGRQRAGWPQLGVGGIPGGTPALGGAVSPAVPPRRCQERCPAGRYGQDCRQSCDCANGGQCFHVDGGCLCEAGFRGSRCEERHCGPGLYGLHCESRCLCHPQHSLSCHPMLGECLCLPGWAGLYCNESCPPGSFGAGCLHSCLCLHGGVCDGTTGRCHCPPGYTDEHCSSLCPPNTFGVNCSGLCSCQHSLACSPLDGSCFCKEGWHGPDCSLPCPAGTWGPGCNRSCDCAHGAPCDPQSGTCHCPPGWQGPQCLQPCPNGTFGAGCGQRCVCAHADGCDPVTGECHCLPGWTGQQCKQSCPQGSWGWGCLMSCSCRNGASCSPQDGSCTCTPGFRGPSCQRPCPAGPYGKRCSLSCSCANGSWCHPTNGSCLCSPGWRGPRCSQPCARGTFGLQCEQLCHCPHNATCDPTNGTCPCTPGTTGPRCQAGHPDVPYTIEPAPPAASSPLGMVLSLVALVALLVAVVVTALCYHRWHKDKERRHLAVAYRAGQTDTSDYMVPDVPPSHHAHYYSNPSYHTLSQCPLPAPGAQDRASSSLKAPGTQLFPGVERPYSPEGNATLPPDWKHLGASAMGTRGRQLDRSYTYSHGLRKGESKEHPWEGLRASASSLASENPYATIKELPPAPAKAHEGSYMEMKSPVQREMSYAEIGLLEEPPQQESCPEGPEGPPSRDPPSHYDSPKNSHIPSHYDVPPARHYPPSPPLRRKDR from the exons ATGCTGCTGCGGGCCGCGGTGCTGGCCGTGCACGCCgggctcctggctgccctccGGCCCGGAGACCCCAACGTCTGCAGCTACTGGGAGAG CTTCACGGCGCCAGTGAAGGAATCCTACAGCAAACCGCACGTGGTGCCCTCCAGccggccctgccctggggggctggggctccccctgccctgcccacagcagag GGTGCTGTACCGCACCGAGTACCGCCTGGCCGTCCGCACCGACTACCGGCGGCGCTaccagtgctgccagggctACTACGAGAGCCGCGACTCGTGTGTCC CTCACTGCAGCCAGGAGTGCGTCCATGGGCGCTGCGTGGCTCCCGAGCTGTGCCAGTGCGAGCCGGGCTGGCGCGGGCCCAGCTGCTCCAGCg AGTGCGATGAGCATTCCTGGGGCCCGGACTGTGGACAGCGCTGCCCCTGCCACCATGGGGCCCCTTGTGACCCCCTGACCGGGgtctgctcctgtccctccgGCTTCACCGACCCCCTGTGCAGCCAGCCGTGCCCACCTGGCACCTAcgggcagagctgccacctgtcctgcccctgccaccACCAGGCCCCCTGCAACGCCTCCACCGGCGCCTGCCTCTGCCCCCCGGGGCTGAGCGGCCCCCT CTGCGAGGTGCCCTGTCCTGAGGGGAtgtcctgtgccaccccctgtccctgccagaaTGGGGGCATCTGccacccctccagcagcagcacctgcgTCTGCCCTCACGGATGGATG GGGGAGATCTGCTCCGTGCCGTGCCCCCCCGGGCGCTTCGGGCCCGGCTGCCAGGGCCGGTGCGGGTGCCACAACGGGGGGCACTGTGACCCCCACGGGGGGCAGTGCCAGTGCAGCCCCGGCTTCACCGGAGAgca GCACCCCCAGTGTGGCAGGCAACGAGCTGGATGGCCTCAGCTCGGGGTTGGGGGCATCCCAGGGGGCACCCCAGCTCTTGGCGGGGCTGTGTCACCAGCTGTGCCCCCCCGCAGGTGCCAGGAGAGGTGCCCGGCGGGGCGGTACGGGCAGGACTGCCGGCAGAGCTGTGACTGTGCCAATGGCGGGCAGTGCTTCCATGTGGACGGGGGCTGCCTGTGCGAGGCCGGGTTCCGGGGCAGCCGCTGCGAGGAGCGGCACTGCGGGCCCGGCCTCTACGGGCTGCACTGCGAGAGCCGCTGCCTCTGCCACCCGCAGCACAGCCTGAG CTGCCACCCGATGCTCGGCGAATGCCTttgcctgccaggctgggctgggctctaCTGCAACGAGAGCTGCCCCCCGGGCTCCTTCGGGGCCggctgcctgcacagctgcctctgcctgcacGGGGGGGTCTGTGATGGGACCACCGGGCGCTGCCACTGCCCCCCCGGCTACAcg GACGAGCACTGctcctccctgtgtccccccaacACCTTTGGGGTGAACTGCTcggggctctgctcctgccagcacagcctcgCCTGCTCCCCGCTCGACGGCTCCTGCTTCTGCAAGGAAG GCTGGCACGGACCTgactgctccctgccctgccctgctggcacttGGGGTCCCGGCTGCAACCGGAGCTGTGACTGTGCCCATGGGGCACCCTGCGACCCCCAGAGTGGGACCTGCCACTGCCCCCCGGGCTGGCAGGGccctcagtgcctgcagccctgcccg aaCGGGACGTTTGGGGCAGGCTGTGGGCAGCGCTGCGTCTGTGCCCACGCTGATGGATGTGACCCCGTGACAGGAGAGTGccactgcctgcctggctggaCAG ggcagcagtgcaagcagagctgtccccagggctcctggggctggggctgcctcatGTCCTGCTCCTGCCGCAACGGAGCCTCCTGCTCGCCCCAGGATGGATCCTGCACCTGCACCCCGGGGTTCCGCGGCCCCAGCTGCCAGCGCC cctgtcccgCCGGCCCCTACGGCAAGcgctgctccctgagctgctcctgtgccaaCGGCTCCTGGTGCCACCCCACCAAcggctcctgcctctgcagcccgGGCTGGCGGGGGCCCCGCTGCTCCCAGC cctgtgcccgCGGGACCTTTGGGCTCCAgtgtgagcagctctgccactgtccccacaACGCCACCTGTGACCCCACCAACGGGACGTGTCCCTGCACCCCAGGCACGACTGGGCCCCGCTGTCAGGCTG gGCATCCTGACGTGCCCTACACCATCGAGCCAGCCCCCCCTGCGGCCTCCAGTCCCCTGGGCATGGTGCTGagcctggtggccctggtggcactgctggtggcCGTGGTGGTGACAGCCCTGTGCTACCACCGCTGGCACAAGGACAAGGAGCGGCGGCACCTGGCCGTGGCCTACCGAGCAGGACAGACGGACACATCTGACTACATGGTGCCAG ATGTGCCCCCCAGCCACCATGCCCACTACTACTCCAACCCCAGCTACCACACGCTGTCCCAGTGCCCGCTGCCAGCCCCCGGTGCccaggacagagccagcagctccctcaaG GCGCCTGGCACCCAACTCTTCCCTGGCGTGGAGAGACCCTACAGCCCCGAGGGCAATGCCACGCTGCCTCCTGACTGGAAACACCTCGGGGCATCAGCCATGGGCACCAGGG GGAGGCAGCTGGACAGGAGCTACACCTACAGCCATGGCCTGAGGAAGGGGGAGAGCAAAG AGCACCcctgggaggggctgagggcCAGCGCCAGCTCCCTGGCCAGTGAGAACCCCTACGCCACCATCAAGGAgctgccccctgcccctgccaaggccCACGAGGGCAGCTACATGGAGATGAAATCCCCTGTGCAGAGGGAGATGTCCTACGCCGAGATCGGGCTCCTTGAGGAGCCACCACAGCAGG AGAGCTGTCCTGAAGGGCCTGAGGGCCCCCCCAGCAGAGACCCCCCCAGCCACTACGACTCCCCCAAGAACAGCCACATCCCCAGCCACTATGACGTGCCCCCCGCCCGCCACTACCCCCCGTCCCCACCCCTGCGCAGGAAGGACCGCtga
- the NTRK1 gene encoding high affinity nerve growth factor receptor, with translation MPPLPAWLCLAALLLPLSPAAPGAAGACPRPCHCPGAGILLCREPDTVDSLAPLLGSGSFTDVVIENQPALTTLTRADTRTLRDLRNLTISRSGLQHISADAFQDTPRLSHVNLSSNALQSLSWKTFWHLPLQELIVVGNPFNCSCGLRWLQLWHNSSRAELGNQSLHCWEGSVPVALGNQALHACDPPSVRIEPPEVVLSQGDSVNLTCHISASPAATAKWVGPEVVPEVGPELLPVTKLSDWEIVLEISNVSSQLNHKELVCRAENAAGLAEDSVVLNVTFPPVILLLDTAIPRHFWCIPFSVDGNPVPDISWLFNSSVLREGPYIHTLIMEYEHNSTVLHGCLQLNRPTHVNNGNYTLVVENALGSASRSVQVRFMDNPFSFSPEEPIPVSLSPLGTRNSSLEGPVETTDEHTFGVSVAVALAVFACLSLSVMLILLNKCGRRSKFGINRSAVLAQEDDLAMSLHFMNLGSSPLSSAESKLEGLKSNFIENPQYFCNACVHHVQRRDIVLKWELGEGAFGKVFLAECYNLLPEQEKMLVAVKALKEVTESARLDFQREAELLTVLQHEHIVKFYGVCTEGEPLIMVFEYMKHGDLNRFLRSHGPDAKILEQGAGQARGPLALGHMLHIATQIASGMVYLASLHFVHRDLATRNCLVGHELVVKIGDFGMSRDIYSTDYYRVGGRTMLPIRWMPPESILYRKFTTESDIWSFGVVLWEIFTYGKQPWYQLSNTEAIECITQGRELERPRTCPSEVYAIMQSCWHREPQQRQPIKEIHSRLQALVKAPPVYLDILG, from the exons ATGCCGCCGCTGCCcgcctggctctgcctggccgCGCTGCTCCTGCCGCTGtccccggcagccccgggcgCTGCCGGTGCCTGCCCCCGGCCCTGCCACTGCCCCGGGGCCGGGATATTGCTCTGCCGGGAGCCCGACACCGTGGACAGCCTGGCCCCGCTGCTGGGAAGCGGCAGCTTCACCGACGT GGTCATTGAGAACCAGCCGGCGCTCACCACCCTGACCCGAGCTGACACCAGGACACTGCGGGACCTCAGGAACCT CACCATCTCCAGGTCGGGGCTGCAGCACATCTCTGCCGATGCCTTCCAGGACACCCCCCGGCTGAGCCACGT GAATCTCTCCTCCAATGCCCTGCAAAGCCTTTCCTGGAAAACCTTCTGGCATCTGCCCCTGCAAGAGCT CATCGTGGTGGGAAATCCCTTCAACTGCTCCTGTGGGCTTcgctggctgcagctgtggcacaaCAGCAGCCGGGCCGAGCTGGGCAACcagtccctgcactgctgggagggcAGCGTGCCCGTGGCCCTGGGCAACCAGGCTCTCCACGCCTGTG aCCCCCCGAGCGTCCGCATCGAGCCCCCCGAGGTGGTGCTGAGCCAAGGGGACAGCGTCAACCTCACCTGCCACATCAGCGCCAGCCCAGCGGCCACCGCCAAGTGGGTGGGACCCGAGGTGGTCCCCGAGGTGGGACCCGAGCTGCTCCCTGTCACCAAG ctctcagacTGGGAGATCGTCCTGGAGATCAGCAACGTCTCCTCCCAGCTGAACCACAAGGAGCTGGTGTGCCGGGCAGAGAACGCGGCggggctggcagaggacagCGTGGTGCTGAACGTCACCT TTCCCCCCGTGATCCTGCTGCTGGACACAGCCATCCCCCGGCATTTCTGGTGCATCCCCTTCTCCGTGGATGGCAACCCCGTCCCCGACATCAGCTGGCTCTTCAACAGCTCGGTCCTGAGGGAGGGGCCCTACATCCACACCCTCATCATGGAGTACGAGCACAACTCCACCGTCCTCCACGGCTGCCTCCAGCTCAACCGTCCCACCCACGTCAACAACGGCAACTACACCCTGGTGGTGGAGAACGCCCTGGGCTCGGCCTCCCGCAGCGTCCAGGTGCGCTTCATGGACAACCCCTTCAGCTTCAGCCCCGAGGAGCCCATCCCCG TGTCTCTGTCCCCACTGG gcaccAGGAACAGCTCGCTGGAGGGGCCTGTGGAGACAACAGATGAGCACACATTTGGG GTCTCGGTGGCCGTGGCTCTGGCTGTGTTCGcctgcctctccctctctgtCATGCTCATCCTGCTCAACAAGTGTGGGCGCCGCTCCAAGTTTGGCATTAACC GCTCAGCCGTGCTGGCCCAAGAGGATGACCTGGCCATGTCCCTGCACTTCATGAACCTGGGCAGCAGCCCCCTTTCCTCGGCTGAGAGCAAGCTGGAGGGGCTCAAGAGCAACTTCATCGAGAACCCCCAGTATTTCTGCAACGCCT GCGTGCACCACGTGCAGAGGAGGGACATCGTGCTCAAGTGGGAGCTGGGCGAGGGCGCCTTCGGGAAGGTTTTCTTGGCCGAGTGCTACAACctcctcccagagcaggagaagatGCTGGTGGCCGTGAAG GCGCTGAAGGAGGTGACGGAAAGCGCCCGCTTGGATTTCCAGCGCGAGGCCGAGCTGCTGACGGTGCTGCAGCACGAGCACATCGTCAAGTTCTACGGCGTGTGCACGGAGGGCGAGCCCCTCATCATGGTCTTCGAGTACATGAAACACGGCGACCTCAACCGCTTCCTCAG GTCCCACGGCCCCGATGCCAAGATCCTGGAGCAGGGCGCGGGGCAGGCGCGGGGGCCACTGGCGCTGGGGCACATGCTGCACATCGCCACGCAGATCGCCTCGGGCATGGTGTACCTGGCCTCCCTCCACTTCGTGCACCGGGACCTGGCCACCCGCAACTGCCTGGTGGGGCACGAGCTGGtggtgaaaattggggatttCGGCATGTCCCGGGACATCTACAGCACCGACTATTACCGG gtgGGGGGCAGGACCATGCTGCCCATCCGCTGGATGCCTCCTGAGAGCATCCTGTACCGTAAATTCACCACCGAGAGCGACATCTGGAGCTTCGGCGTGGTGCTCTGGGAGATCTTCACCTACGGGAAGCAGCCCTGGTACCAACTCTCCAACACTGAG GCCATCGAGTGCATCACGCAGGGCCGGGAGCTGGAGCGGCCCCGCACGTGCCCCTCCGAGGTCTATGCCAtcatgcagagctgctggcacagggagccccagcagcGCCAGCCCATCAAGGAGATCCACAGCCGCCTCCAGGCCCTCGTCAAGGCCCCCCCTGTGTACCTGGACATCCTGGGCTGA